Proteins encoded in a region of the uncultured Paludibaculum sp. genome:
- a CDS encoding SgcJ/EcaC family oxidoreductase encodes MRAHHLTLSLLSAAVLFAAVLSAQNPTDEAAVRDTIRKYAEARDNADAKATEALFTPDADQLVSSGEWRQGRAALVKGAISSSKKETGKRLIGVDTVRFLAPGVAIADGPYETTGANGSVRKMRTCFVLTKGKDGWKIAAIRNMLPAPPSH; translated from the coding sequence ATGCGGGCGCACCACCTCACTCTTTCCCTCCTTTCCGCCGCCGTGTTGTTCGCGGCGGTGCTCTCCGCCCAGAACCCCACCGATGAAGCGGCGGTTCGCGACACGATCCGCAAATATGCTGAGGCGCGCGACAACGCCGATGCCAAGGCCACCGAGGCGTTGTTCACGCCGGATGCGGACCAGCTCGTGTCCTCGGGCGAGTGGCGTCAGGGACGGGCGGCGCTGGTGAAGGGGGCGATAAGCAGCTCGAAGAAGGAGACCGGGAAGCGGTTGATCGGCGTGGATACGGTGCGGTTCCTCGCGCCGGGTGTCGCCATCGCCGACGGTCCGTATGAGACGACCGGGGCGAATGGGTCCGTCCGGAAGATGCGGACCTGCTTCGTCCTGACCAAAGGCAAAGACGGCTGGAAGATCGCCGCCATCCGCAACATGCTGCCGGCGCCGCCCAGTCACTAA
- a CDS encoding FumA C-terminus/TtdB family hydratase beta subunit — translation MEFLFSSLLELITQTSTNLPPDVRAAMGMALKSETPGTQSHQALSIMATNIDMAHEDTGPICQDTGMPTFVVHTPVGVNQMVIKKAIREAVGEATRLGKLRPNSVDSLTGKNSGNNLSDETPVIHFEQWEHDEIEVKLVLKGGGCENKNIQYSLPCELDHLGKAGRDLAGVRKCILHAVWQAQGQGCAPGALGVCIGSDRAHGYDLAKMQLFRTLDDVNPNPELAALEAEIVAEANRLGIGAMGLGGGVALIGCKIAAANRLPASFFVSVAYDCWAFRRLGIRMDASSGVITQWLYRDPERPVERMAKETGFPLTGREVILTPPLTEEMMRQLKVGDVVLIRGEMFTGRDAVHAYLMKNPPPVDLNGAVLYHCGPVMLKQGDEWFVKAAGPTTSSREEPYQADVLRNYGVKAVIGKGGMGKKTLAGLKECGAVYLHGVGGAAQFYARTVKKVLGVHLFDFGVPEAMWHLQVEDFMAIVTMDAHGNSLHAEVEQATGDVLETMKA, via the coding sequence ATGGAATTCCTCTTCAGCAGCCTGCTGGAACTTATTACTCAGACGTCCACGAATCTTCCGCCCGACGTACGCGCGGCCATGGGTATGGCCCTCAAATCCGAGACGCCCGGTACGCAATCGCACCAGGCGCTTTCGATCATGGCCACCAATATCGACATGGCCCATGAGGACACCGGTCCCATCTGCCAGGATACGGGCATGCCGACGTTTGTCGTTCACACTCCAGTGGGTGTGAATCAGATGGTGATTAAGAAGGCGATCAGGGAGGCCGTGGGCGAAGCGACGCGGCTGGGCAAGCTGAGACCCAATTCCGTCGACTCACTGACCGGCAAGAACTCCGGCAACAATCTGAGCGACGAGACTCCGGTCATTCACTTTGAGCAGTGGGAACACGATGAGATCGAAGTGAAACTGGTTCTGAAGGGCGGCGGCTGCGAGAACAAGAACATCCAGTATTCCCTGCCCTGCGAACTGGATCACCTGGGCAAGGCCGGTCGCGACCTGGCGGGTGTCCGCAAGTGCATTCTGCACGCGGTGTGGCAGGCGCAGGGCCAGGGGTGTGCTCCGGGCGCGTTGGGCGTGTGCATCGGCAGCGACCGGGCGCATGGGTACGACTTGGCCAAGATGCAGCTCTTCCGCACTCTGGACGACGTGAATCCGAATCCGGAACTGGCGGCATTGGAAGCCGAGATTGTGGCCGAGGCCAACCGGCTGGGCATCGGTGCGATGGGCCTGGGCGGTGGTGTGGCACTGATCGGCTGCAAGATCGCGGCGGCCAACCGGCTGCCCGCGTCGTTCTTTGTCTCGGTGGCGTATGACTGCTGGGCGTTCCGGCGGCTCGGTATCAGGATGGATGCCTCGTCCGGCGTGATTACGCAGTGGCTATATCGCGATCCGGAGCGGCCGGTGGAGCGGATGGCGAAGGAGACCGGGTTCCCGCTGACGGGCCGCGAGGTGATCCTCACTCCGCCGTTGACCGAGGAGATGATGCGGCAGCTGAAGGTGGGCGACGTGGTGCTGATCCGCGGCGAGATGTTCACGGGCCGCGACGCGGTGCACGCGTACCTGATGAAGAATCCGCCCCCGGTGGATCTGAACGGCGCTGTACTGTATCACTGCGGTCCGGTGATGCTGAAGCAGGGCGACGAGTGGTTTGTGAAGGCGGCCGGGCCGACGACGTCGAGCCGGGAAGAGCCCTACCAAGCCGACGTGCTGCGGAACTACGGCGTGAAGGCCGTGATCGGCAAAGGCGGTATGGGCAAGAAGACGCTGGCCGGCTTGAAAGAGTGCGGCGCGGTTTACCTGCACGGCGTGGGCGGAGCGGCGCAGTTCTATGCACGCACCGTGAAGAAGGTGTTGGGGGTCCATCTGTTCGACTTCGGTGTGCCGGAAGCGATGTGGCACCTCCAGGTGGAAGACTTCATGGCGATTGTGACCATGGACGCCCACGGCAATTCTCTGCACGCCGAAGTGGAGCAGGCTACAGGCGACGTGCTGGAAACAATGAAGGCGTAG
- a CDS encoding DUF2252 domain-containing protein has product MPKSTTGGWQDRRAEGKSFRDAVPREALGDWKPAADRPDPVQLILTTNQGRQERYVPLRMGRMAESPFGFLRGAAAVMTADLAASVTSGIHGGICGDAHFANFGLFGTAQRDVTLDLNDFDEARLGPWEWDLKRLCISINVYARQAGLPRKQRASVVERCSRGYRQQAITLQDKGALHIWYLNLFPGEGEPLDRLDPKYVSLLRRALDKARTQNSDTALDKLAERDAKGAWRLKPAPPVLSRVDGKTRHAVEAALADYVESLPRERRSLMRHYRVADIGHRVGGVGSAGVRNYVILMFGACANDGLVLQVKEATAPVPVEGLPGLPPDLAAHHGRRVVFYQRLMQASGDILLGWTSIDGRAYYVRQQRNLKGQIPVERFDSGNWQRYAYTLGGLLARAHARSGDIALIAGYCGSSQVLDEAMARWAEAYGDQTVMDHAQLVEAIQHKKVRALAG; this is encoded by the coding sequence ATGCCGAAATCGACTACTGGGGGCTGGCAGGATCGTCGGGCCGAGGGCAAGTCATTTCGCGACGCTGTGCCACGCGAGGCGCTGGGCGACTGGAAACCCGCGGCGGATCGGCCGGACCCGGTCCAGCTCATTTTGACGACGAACCAGGGCCGTCAGGAACGCTATGTTCCTCTCCGCATGGGCCGCATGGCCGAATCGCCTTTCGGATTCCTGCGCGGTGCGGCCGCCGTGATGACGGCCGACCTCGCCGCCAGCGTCACCAGCGGCATCCATGGCGGCATCTGTGGCGATGCGCACTTCGCCAACTTTGGCCTGTTTGGTACCGCTCAGCGTGATGTCACGCTCGACCTCAACGACTTCGACGAGGCTCGGCTCGGTCCCTGGGAGTGGGACCTGAAGCGGCTTTGCATCAGTATCAATGTCTATGCACGCCAGGCGGGCCTGCCTCGTAAGCAAAGGGCATCCGTGGTCGAGCGCTGTTCCCGGGGCTACCGGCAGCAGGCGATCACGCTGCAGGACAAAGGCGCGCTGCACATCTGGTATCTGAATCTCTTCCCCGGCGAAGGCGAACCACTGGATCGGCTGGATCCCAAGTACGTGAGCCTGCTCCGGCGTGCCCTGGACAAGGCACGCACCCAGAACAGTGATACCGCCCTGGACAAGCTGGCCGAGCGCGACGCGAAAGGAGCATGGAGACTCAAGCCCGCTCCACCCGTTCTCAGCCGCGTGGATGGCAAGACCAGGCATGCGGTCGAGGCGGCTCTGGCGGACTATGTCGAGTCGCTGCCGCGAGAACGGCGTAGTCTGATGCGCCACTACCGCGTTGCCGACATTGGCCACCGCGTGGGCGGAGTGGGGAGCGCCGGAGTCCGCAACTACGTGATTTTGATGTTTGGTGCCTGTGCGAACGACGGGTTGGTGCTGCAGGTGAAAGAGGCGACCGCGCCCGTCCCGGTCGAGGGCCTGCCCGGGCTGCCGCCTGATCTGGCCGCCCACCACGGCCGCCGGGTGGTGTTCTACCAGCGCCTCATGCAGGCATCCGGGGACATCCTTCTTGGCTGGACCTCCATCGACGGCCGCGCGTACTATGTGCGACAGCAGCGCAACCTGAAAGGTCAGATTCCGGTCGAGCGGTTCGACAGTGGCAACTGGCAGCGTTACGCCTACACTCTGGGTGGTCTCCTGGCCCGGGCCCATGCCCGCAGTGGTGACATCGCCCTGATTGCCGGTTATTGCGGTAGTTCTCAGGTCCTGGACGAAGCGATGGCGCGGTGGGCGGAAGCGTATGGAGACCAGACCGTGATGGACCATGCCCAGTTAGTTGAGGCCATTCAGCACAAAAAGGTGCGCGCGCTGGCCGGCTAG
- a CDS encoding SDR family oxidoreductase, which translates to MDRIAIAGATGYIGGRLAPMLLDSGYVLRCLVRSPRKLSGRDWASNPHVEIRQVDLAAGASLARELTGCSSAFYLVHSMMSAEGEYAQRDLQLARTFAESARAAGVGRIVYLGGLGETGPGLSEHLSSRRDVESALGSTGVPVTVLRAAMIIGSGSASFEILRYLVQRLPIMITPKWVSTRCQPIGVENVLGYLVGVLAVPECAGSTFDIGGSETLPYRQIMRVMAEELGLPRRWIIPVPVLTPRLSSYWIHLVTPLSSKIARPLAEGLKNEVICREDRITHLVPQHLLSVRDAIRAALSQVAARLVETNWSMAGPIPGDPDWSGGTVFRDQRQISIDTPGWAAFRAVCRLGGDHGWYADWLWVIRGWLDRLAGGPGLRRGRRNPDALRYGDALDFWRVVGLDRDRTLSLRAEMRLPGEALLDFQIQPEGEHHCVLRQTALFEPRGLFGLMYWYAVLPLHGIVFRGMLFAIRRDALRIAAVEQPD; encoded by the coding sequence ATGGATCGAATCGCCATAGCGGGAGCTACGGGGTATATCGGCGGACGGCTGGCGCCCATGCTGCTGGATTCCGGTTACGTCCTGCGCTGTCTCGTCCGTTCACCACGCAAGCTCAGCGGACGCGATTGGGCATCGAATCCCCACGTCGAGATCCGGCAAGTGGACCTGGCTGCCGGGGCGTCCCTTGCCCGCGAGCTGACAGGATGTTCCTCGGCCTTCTACCTGGTGCATTCCATGATGTCGGCCGAGGGCGAGTATGCCCAGCGCGACCTCCAGTTGGCGCGCACTTTCGCCGAGTCGGCTCGGGCCGCTGGTGTGGGCCGCATCGTCTACCTGGGCGGCCTTGGGGAGACGGGACCCGGCCTCAGTGAGCACCTCTCTTCGCGCCGGGATGTCGAGTCTGCCCTGGGTTCCACCGGAGTGCCGGTAACGGTGTTGCGCGCCGCGATGATCATCGGCTCGGGCTCGGCCTCTTTCGAAATCCTCCGCTACCTCGTGCAACGCCTTCCAATCATGATCACTCCGAAATGGGTGAGTACGCGCTGCCAGCCAATCGGCGTGGAAAACGTGCTCGGCTACCTGGTGGGTGTTCTTGCTGTACCCGAGTGCGCGGGCAGCACCTTCGACATTGGCGGCTCCGAAACGCTACCTTACCGCCAGATCATGCGCGTCATGGCCGAAGAGCTCGGCCTCCCTCGCCGCTGGATCATCCCTGTACCGGTCCTCACCCCGCGTCTCAGTTCCTATTGGATTCATCTTGTAACGCCGCTCAGCAGCAAGATCGCCCGTCCCCTCGCCGAAGGGCTGAAGAACGAGGTGATTTGCCGCGAAGACCGTATCACTCATCTGGTCCCGCAGCATTTGCTCAGTGTGCGCGACGCAATCCGCGCCGCTCTCAGCCAGGTGGCGGCACGCCTGGTGGAGACAAACTGGTCGATGGCGGGGCCTATTCCCGGTGATCCGGACTGGTCGGGTGGCACCGTCTTTCGCGACCAGCGCCAGATATCCATCGACACCCCCGGGTGGGCGGCATTCCGGGCCGTATGCCGCCTGGGCGGCGACCACGGATGGTATGCCGATTGGCTCTGGGTGATCCGCGGCTGGCTCGACCGTCTGGCTGGTGGACCAGGGCTGCGCCGCGGCCGGCGGAATCCCGACGCGCTGCGCTACGGGGACGCGCTCGACTTCTGGCGTGTTGTTGGCCTCGATCGAGATCGTACCCTCTCTTTGCGGGCCGAAATGCGATTACCCGGAGAGGCGCTGCTCGACTTCCAGATCCAACCGGAAGGTGAGCACCATTGCGTGCTGCGGCAAACGGCTCTCTTCGAGCCGCGAGGTCTATTCGGCCTCATGTATTGGTACGCCGTCCTCCCGCTGCACGGTATCGTCTTCCGAGGCATGCTATTCGCTATCCGGCGCGACGCCCTCCGAATCGCTGCCGTCGAGCAGCCGGATTAG
- a CDS encoding sigma-70 family RNA polymerase sigma factor gives MVTLAMPVTAAQRVSGNNKPDQPSDAALAQRCRLREVSAFEELFRSHSPRMKSVAWNLLRRKQDAEDAVQETFLKAYRHIDSFHGHCSLASWLFRILVNTCRDMASRHSRRFEHSSEELDLHSGPRTDPTVALVLEQVLTTLSPILREVFLLAESEGFSHPEIASILDIEEGTSRTRLFEARRQLRQALRTRREEQ, from the coding sequence ATGGTCACTTTAGCCATGCCGGTGACGGCAGCCCAACGAGTGTCAGGAAACAACAAGCCCGACCAACCATCGGACGCCGCGCTGGCCCAGCGCTGCCGCCTGCGGGAAGTCTCTGCGTTTGAAGAGCTTTTCCGCAGCCACAGTCCACGCATGAAGTCGGTGGCCTGGAATCTGCTGCGCCGAAAGCAGGATGCCGAGGACGCGGTGCAGGAGACGTTTCTTAAGGCCTATCGGCATATCGACTCCTTCCACGGCCACTGCAGTCTGGCCTCGTGGCTATTCCGCATCCTGGTAAACACCTGCCGGGATATGGCCAGCCGGCACAGCCGGCGTTTTGAGCACTCGTCCGAGGAGTTGGACCTGCATTCCGGCCCGCGTACCGACCCCACGGTCGCGCTCGTGTTGGAGCAAGTCCTGACCACCCTCAGCCCGATTCTACGGGAGGTCTTTCTGCTCGCCGAAAGTGAAGGATTCTCGCACCCCGAGATCGCGTCCATCCTCGACATCGAGGAGGGCACATCGCGCACACGCCTGTTCGAGGCGCGCCGCCAACTGCGGCAAGCACTTCGGACGAGGCGAGAGGAGCAATGA
- a CDS encoding ROK family transcriptional regulator, with product MVSPNTATPATVRQVNRAILLNLIRTHQPVSRIQLSVLTGIYRSNVSFIVEELVQEGLVREERGKPQGRGRVPMFLSLDPDGFRVAGISIRAGETVAALADLTGRILESTAFRTPKSPEVWVEHFQASLERLRSSSSRKLGDIHHICISVPGMVNQASGEILWMNALPNYSGFKLRDVVESATGIPATTVNDCHLATTCERWMDDASGELRNFVFLEVGDVGVGAGMIVNGELCTGHNSTFAGEFGHMVVESSGPKCNCGRRGCWELFVCDRATWRRYDPVREFSVVRFKDLTKLALKGDRKAVKAFQETAAHLSLGISNIVMVLNPEVVILAGRLTEVWDVIRVPIERAIATLPGKPQIRPARMSAEELFLNGAIRHALSGLFAQPQLG from the coding sequence ATGGTCAGCCCGAATACTGCAACACCAGCGACGGTGCGGCAAGTGAACCGTGCCATTCTCCTCAATCTCATTCGGACCCACCAGCCAGTCTCGCGGATCCAGCTATCGGTCCTCACCGGGATCTATCGCAGCAATGTCTCATTCATTGTGGAGGAACTGGTTCAGGAGGGCCTGGTGCGCGAGGAGCGAGGGAAGCCACAGGGGCGCGGGCGCGTTCCGATGTTTCTCTCGCTGGATCCCGATGGTTTCCGAGTAGCCGGCATCAGCATACGTGCTGGAGAGACAGTGGCCGCCCTGGCGGACCTCACCGGCCGGATTCTTGAGTCGACGGCCTTTCGTACCCCAAAGTCTCCGGAGGTCTGGGTGGAGCATTTCCAGGCATCTCTGGAGAGGCTGCGCTCCTCGTCGAGCCGGAAACTGGGTGACATCCATCACATCTGCATCAGTGTACCCGGCATGGTGAACCAGGCGAGCGGCGAGATTCTTTGGATGAATGCCCTACCGAACTACTCCGGATTCAAACTGCGGGATGTGGTGGAGTCTGCCACGGGCATTCCCGCCACCACCGTCAACGATTGCCACCTGGCGACAACCTGCGAACGTTGGATGGACGACGCATCCGGCGAGCTGAGGAATTTCGTCTTTCTGGAAGTCGGCGACGTCGGCGTGGGTGCCGGGATGATTGTGAATGGAGAACTCTGCACGGGCCACAACTCGACATTCGCGGGGGAGTTCGGCCACATGGTGGTGGAGTCTTCGGGGCCGAAATGTAACTGTGGCCGCCGGGGCTGCTGGGAGCTGTTTGTTTGTGACCGCGCTACCTGGAGACGCTATGATCCGGTCCGTGAGTTTTCCGTCGTACGCTTCAAGGATTTGACAAAACTGGCCCTTAAAGGCGATAGGAAGGCCGTCAAAGCGTTTCAGGAGACAGCCGCGCACTTGTCGCTGGGCATTTCCAACATTGTCATGGTGCTCAATCCCGAGGTCGTCATTCTAGCGGGCCGGCTGACCGAAGTCTGGGACGTGATCCGCGTCCCCATCGAACGGGCGATTGCGACGCTGCCGGGGAAACCACAAATTCGTCCGGCGCGCATGTCGGCGGAGGAACTGTTCCTGAACGGCGCGATTCGCCACGCGTTGAGCGGGCTTTTCGCACAGCCGCAGCTCGGCTAA